AGacaatgtttttatttttcaataCAGCTCCCTTAATGATTTTGACGAGTCTTCATACCCAATAATTAAGATGGGCCAACTTGCACACAATCCTTTGAGCTGCATATGGTCATCTAGCATCTGAGCCAGCTTAAAGGAAATATTTACATTTTGAACATACGATGGAAACTTCGTATATCACAGGAGCAATATTCAGAAGAAAATCAGCCAAAGACATGCTTAAAAGCTACAATAAACAATTTGTTTTGCCATAAAACAGATTTTCTAAAATGTTGGAAGACAAACACTTGCCATACCATGAAAAGGATTTTTCAGTGAACCCCCAGCAGACCACATCCTGTCTCACTGACTGGATGTCCTAAATGAGTGAGAAAATACCACGCTTCAATCCACAGTCATCAaattaggcggcacggtggcacagtggttagcactgctgcctcacagcgcctgagacccgggttcaattcccgactcaggcgacagactgtgtggagtttgtacgttctatccgtgcctgcgtgggtttcctccgggtgctccggtttcctcccacagtccaaagatgtgcgcgtcaggtgaattggccgtgctaaattgtccgtagtgttaggtaaggggtaaatgtaggggtatgggtgggttgcgcttcggcgggttggtgtggacttgttgggccgaagggcctgtttccacactaagtctaataaATTTTCACTGGGGCTTATAGACAGCTTCAGGAATTGCTTAAAGGTTAGGATGACCACCAGATTTCCTAATGAGTTATCCTGCTGCACAGTCATAAGACTGAGGAATTTAATACTTACTGTTCTTAACAGGAAAAATAATTACCAAAGAACACGATACAAGATATGCTAAGGTCCAGCAAGAGCGCAAAATGAAAAGACgacaaggagaaggaaaatctgCAATCTACTGAGAGCTTTAAGTGTGCAAACtcattgaaaataaataaatttttaaTATATGacaaattcagattttttttttaaagaacagaGATTACTGAAGGAGCAGAACAAAACAGGCGTTCATAATTTTTCATACCCATTACCAACTTCAGCTCAATGGAAAAGATGTCCTGCAGTATTACCTTAATCAAAGGCCAATGTGATGGTGGATGCAGGAGCTTAACCACGACAGGCAGCCCATAGTGGAGACGAACAGCATTTTGGGCCATTTCTGCATCCTGATGCCTGCTTGTTAAATGGCGTAGAGCACAAATGGCAGGTTCAGTGATGTCTTCTCTGTCACCAGCTCGGAGGACAGTGCGCACCAAAGCCTCAATACCACCAACCTGGCAGACCATCATCTTGTTCTTGTAGTTGTTACACGTCAGGTTAGAAAGGATACCTGCTGCGCATGTCACAACATTAATATCATCTGATCCCAGAAGCTGCACAAGAGTTCCTAGTAGACCTTCCATTCCCTCCTAAAGTAGAAAAGAAAGCAGTGCTTAAAAAAGTGCCCAAAATAAATGAATAGGATGCTCATTGCACTTTGAATCAACATATAAAATAAGCAAGTCTGATGCAAGCAGTGAATGTCAACACACTAATAAAGTCAGTTATTCTATTCCAGATCCAATCAGAACAAGTTAGACATTGCTGATACTCCAAACAAGCATGGCCAAATTATTGTTAAAATATACATCTATTCATTCATGCAAAGAATGGACTAGCAAAGTTTTGAAAAGGATTCAATTAAAAGAATTGTTACATGACAACATGGTGACTGTTTTCCACACACTTCCCCCTCAAGTTTGCTACATTTCTCTCTATTATCCCCTGCTCACTAAAATTAACAAATAACTACCTGCTTAGTTGCAGCATCTGACAGGTTTCTCAGGGTCCAAAGACAATTCTGAACAAGTCGCTGACTTGGATCTGTAAGGTGCAGTCCAAGAGCCTGCATCCCACCTGAAAAGGAGTGGAAGGTAATTTAGAATTTGTCCATTATCTGAAGTCAACAGGATGATCGTTAGAAAGAAACAAGCACTCACCAGCTTCCACtattgcaggtttattactgGAGCAAACAGACAGCACTTTCAGCACACGGCTGGTGGTCCACAACAATTTCTCATAAGTATAGGTCCTCATGATATTGACAAGTGCCTGAGGCCCTCCACTTGCCAAAATGATCAACTAGAGAACACAAGACCTTTTAGTACAAATGAAGCAAACAGAATTGGTTGCAAGATTTATTTATACAAATCACTTACTTTGCTTTCTTGGTTGCCATACGCCAGTATCTGAAGACAATCTGTTGTGATGGCCAAAAATTTGACATTGGTCTTATTTAACAAGGCAACCATTTTCTGCAGTCCACCAGCTAGACGCACTGCCATCTTGGCTCCTTCCTGGTGCAACAACAGGTTGTGAAGGGTCGTTATGGCATAGAACAGAACAGAATCCACTGGAGACCTGCATAAGTTAGAGGAAATTGATTCACTATTAAACATATACCTAATTAAATACTGTGAAATCCAACTGTGAAGTAAATCTTCCAGATTCAACTATTAAAAGTCTCAATTTGTGAATGAAAGTTCAACCCATCATAAAGCTATGGTGATAAGCATCTTTCTTTAACAAAATACAATCAGCCATGAGGAAATTTTGGTCAAACAAATGATGCTCTGATTTCTTCCCCAATGTACTAGCAGTTGGCCTCTACTCTTTTGCCTGCAGAGAATCTCAGGCACAAACCAATGTCCCATCACTTCCATGGTATTGCTCAACAGAGTTAGTTGAGCAGTTCTGGGTACTTCTGAGGAACAGAGAAACACCATGAGTTAACAAAAGAACTCAAACTGCAGATATAAAATGACACCAATCCAAAGTTTTAATACCCACCCAAGCATTTTCACCAGGGCAGGGATGCCTCCTGATTTGAAGATAGCCAACAATCCTTCACGATGGTGAGAGAGGTTATGGAGAGTTCCCGCAGTGCAGCGTGCAGTCTCTACATCATTGGTGTTCTGCATGGTACGGACAATGGCTGATACCATCTGTGGAGAGCGCATAATGGCATGGCGGGAGGCTTCTTTTTTTGACAGCTGATGAACCATCACAGCAGCTTTGTTTACGACAACCTAAACCAGAAATGGGGAAGTGAGAATAGAAATGTGTTTGTACAGAATATTGAACATGGAGATGTCAAGGTTGCAAAGCTTTACATTCTCATTATAGGTAGAAATTTCTAAAACAACACCAAGCTTTATCAAATGTTGAATGGCTGTAATCACTAAAATCCCATGCCTGAGAGACCTACTAAATATTTAAGCAATAAATCTTATGactatgaaaaaaaaattgatactCAAAACGTTTAAGTTGTATTATGAAAGTACCTGGTCCTCATCATTGAGTAGCTTTGTCAGTTCTGGAATAGCACGGGTAGCCAGTTCTGCATCATCCTGATAGTTGATTAGGTTAACGACAGCatgcttcagcatctgagatgGCTCAGCCAGACGCTGAACATTGGTTGGATGTGCAGCATCAAACTGTGTTGATGGGATCTGCATTCCTTCATCCAGTGTTTCAGGAAACATTGCAGCACGAACCCGTTGGGCCCTGGTCATAGCATATTGCCCATCGATATCTAACAAACAAGATAGATATTCAGGAAAATAATGCAAAGAAAttgcacagaaaaaaaatcactaatcTAAGGATTCATGAATGTTCATGCAGTCAGAGACAACTAATTGTATAATGGTTAAATCACAATTAGTAGAGTTCTAGACTAATGCACTGGGTATgagctcaaattccaccattgagGACGGTGGGGTTTAATTTCAATTAATAACTCCTGAATTTTAAAACTGCTAGCCTCAATGTTGGTCAACAAGATTGTTGTAACAAGTCAGGTTCACTCTtgtccttcaggaaagaaaaCCTGCTGTTGTTAGCTTGGCCCATACAATATCACTGACTTTGAACTGGCCGTGCAATTCACTGTTCAAGGGTAATCggagataggcaacaaatgctgaccttgctagcAAAGCCCATTTGCTAAGAATAAAAACTCAAGACTACTTCTAAGGTTTGTGaatgaagagcattaaggtgggCTCATTCTTCTACATACATgtagagaaaaaaattaacatcATGGTTATTTTGCAGCACACATTTATTAACTACTAATATATTCTAACTGGAGTCCAAGCGAAGTTTGTAAAATTATTGAAATACTTGAAAATCAGACTAACCAGTTACTTGCTCCGGTGTGAAAGACTGAGAGAAACCTTGCTCCCACTCATACAACACTTGACTGGTATCCACTTCTTCCTCTTCTGGGTTGCCTTTTCCACTCAGCGAAGGGGCAGTAGTTGTGGCTCCAGAGTGAATGCCTGAATCCAAATAGGACTGCTGCTGCCAGTGACTGACCTGGGCTTTACGATCTGGCTCCATGGCCATGTCCAGTTCCATCAAATCAGCTATTGTCAGGGAAGAGAAAAGTGGCAGAAATTGAGCCTTTAAGGTGCATTATTTTATTCCACAACATGTAACTTCTGATTCTTACCCAACAGATTAGAGCCCACTCTCCACTTTTTCACCTCTCCCACCTTATTACTGTCTCAAGTCAAGAATGGACCTGGCCTTCACTCTTTCCTTTGGTCCTTGGTGATATTATCCAAAAATACAGGGTGACTTTCCTCTGATTACGCGTGCTTCTACTTCCCTTGTCTAATCAGTCCGCAGTATCCAATTCATTGTTTGACACCAGTTTCGTTTTAGACATTGCCGCGAACTCATTCATTTGCTACCATTCAATTACATTCATTGACTGGAGCCAACTACATCACCTGCCAACTCATCCCATTCAACCCTGGTCTGAACTTCTAAATCCACATATTTTTTCATAAAAATCACCTATTTCCAACTCCACAGCATCACCAGATTTTGCCATGCCAGTAAGCCACTGACAAATCATCTATGTGTATTTCATCTTTAGACTCAACTATTCTGTACTTCTCAGCAGCCTTTTATTTCCCACCCAACTTAGTGTTTTATGTTTTAGCAGTCATTCAAAACTGTTGCACACAGGCCTTCCCACAATAAGTCCTGCCTTTCCATCACTTGTGTCACCTTGAAGTGGTGCCTCAAACTCATTCACAATCCAATAAACATGCCACTGTAATTCTGCACTCGGGTCTACAGAACTCTGCCACACTTTGCTCGTGACACACTTCCCATTACCCACCAGCCTTCAGCCATTTACCATGGCCCTCCACTTCAGACTAATTTTATCCCTAATAACAGCTTTGTGTATTCCTTTGCATTATTTTGCCACAGGAAAAATTATAAATACAAGTTGGTGATTTCCTTCAATTTGAAAACATGCGACACTGAACAGAATACATTGCAGTACTTCATACTGCAAGTTCATCCAAACCATTTTCTGGACAAACTGCTTCGAAACTAGCCTCATTACAACTGGTTCGACAATAGACAAATTACTAAGCATACCAGCACATGGCAAACTGATGGTGCTCTGTAATCCTCTGCCAAATGGATATACTTAGCAATCCGATGAACTAGACAGGTGTCAACAAATCCACTTTTTTTGACCAATCTCTCTCTAGAGTAGTGGTTTGAGAAGACTGGACACAAGCAGTCCAGTAGTTCAAAATTCTTAACAAGGAACAGAAACGTTTCAATATTAGAAAATATTCACTGTGCTACTTTTGGCTGTGTAACACTCATTACCTTGCCAAGATCAGTATTCTGAATGTGGGTGGAGTAACAGACTGAAATAGCATTCCTGCCTACAATCTGAACCAGTTACCCAGGAAACATCACACTCCAAACGGTTTTAATCTCCAAATTAGCCAAAAATTATTAATGAGTACACAGAGGACGTGAAGCAACAATAGAAACGTTCAGTTCAAATACACTAGTAGAAAGTAGAAACCCCATTTCATCTGTGTTAAATGTGGAAGAGT
This genomic stretch from Hemiscyllium ocellatum isolate sHemOce1 chromosome 34, sHemOce1.pat.X.cur, whole genome shotgun sequence harbors:
- the ctnnb1 gene encoding catenin beta-1 isoform X1, which gives rise to MTTSADLMELDMAMEPDRKAQVSHWQQQSYLDSGIHSGATTTAPSLSGKGNPEEEEVDTSQVLYEWEQGFSQSFTPEQVTDIDGQYAMTRAQRVRAAMFPETLDEGMQIPSTQFDAAHPTNVQRLAEPSQMLKHAVVNLINYQDDAELATRAIPELTKLLNDEDQVVVNKAAVMVHQLSKKEASRHAIMRSPQMVSAIVRTMQNTNDVETARCTAGTLHNLSHHREGLLAIFKSGGIPALVKMLGSPVDSVLFYAITTLHNLLLHQEGAKMAVRLAGGLQKMVALLNKTNVKFLAITTDCLQILAYGNQESKLIILASGGPQALVNIMRTYTYEKLLWTTSRVLKVLSVCSSNKPAIVEAGGMQALGLHLTDPSQRLVQNCLWTLRNLSDAATKQEGMEGLLGTLVQLLGSDDINVVTCAAGILSNLTCNNYKNKMMVCQVGGIEALVRTVLRAGDREDITEPAICALRHLTSRHQDAEMAQNAVRLHYGLPVVVKLLHPPSHWPLIKATVGLIRNLALCPANHAPLREQGAIPRLVQLLVRAHQDTQRRTSMGGTQQQFVEGVRMEEIVEGCTGALHILARDVHNRIVIRGLNTIPLFVQLLYSPIENIQRVAAGVLCELAQDKEAAEAIEAEGATAPLTELLHSRNEGVATYAAAVLFRMSEDKPQDYKKRLSVELTSSLFRTEPMTWNEAGDLGIDIGGQGEPLGYRPDDPSFRSYHPGGYGQDTMGIDPMMEHDMGGHHPGAEYPVDGLPDLGHAQDLMDGLPPGDSNQLAWFDTDL
- the ctnnb1 gene encoding catenin beta-1 isoform X2 encodes the protein MTTSADLMELDMAMEPDRKAQVSHWQQQSYLDSGIHSGATTTAPSLSGKGNPEEEEVDTSQVLYEWEQGFSQSFTPEQVTDIDGQYAMTRAQRVRAAMFPETLDEGMQIPSTQFDAAHPTNVQRLAEPSQMLKHAVVNLINYQDDAELATRAIPELTKLLNDEDQVVVNKAAVMVHQLSKKEASRHAIMRSPQMVSAIVRTMQNTNDVETARCTAGTLHNLSHHREGLLAIFKSGGIPALVKMLGSPVDSVLFYAITTLHNLLLHQEGAKMAVRLAGGLQKMVALLNKTNVKFLAITTDCLQILAYGNQESKLIILASGGPQALVNIMRTYTYEKLLWTTSRVLKVLSVCSSNKPAIVEAGGMQALGLHLTDPSQRLVQNCLWTLRNLSDAATKQEGMEGLLGTLVQLLGSDDINVVTCAAGILSNLTCNNYKNKMMVCQVGGIEALVRTVLRAGDREDITEPAICALRHLTSRHQDAEMAQNAVRLHYGLPVVVKLLHPPSHWPLIKATVGLIRNLALCPANHAPLREQGAIPRLVQLLVRAHQDTQRRTSMGGTQQQFVEGVRMEEIVEGCTGALHILARDVHNRIVIRGLNTIPLFVQLLYSPIENIQRVAAGVLCELAQDKEAAEAIEAEGATAPLTELLHSRNEGVATYAAAVLFRMSEDKPQDYKKRLSVELTSSLFRTEPMTWNEAGDLGIDIGGQGEPLGYRPDGGYGQDTMGIDPMMEHDMGGHHPGAEYPVDGLPDLGHAQDLMDGLPPGDSNQLAWFDTDL